From Camelus dromedarius isolate mCamDro1 chromosome X, mCamDro1.pat, whole genome shotgun sequence, one genomic window encodes:
- the LOC105090099 gene encoding putative P2Y purinoceptor 10, producing MGSNSANSTRAKCTDLQMPFQYSLYATTYILIFIPGLLANSAALWVLCRFISKKKKAIIFMINLSVADLAHVLSLPLRIYYYISHHWPFQRALCLLCFYLKYLNMYASICFLTCISLQRCFFLLKPFRARDWKRRYDVGISAAIWVIVGAACLPLPILRSAGLANNTESCFADLGLQHISMASSIGMITVAELGGFLLPVVTIIYCTWRTRKILQEFQVPLQNTKERKKALWMVLMCAVVFIVCFTPYHLNFPFFMMVKQQVFSNCSFIKSTLWFHIISLCLANLNCCLDPVVYYFMTSEFRDGFLERSSLILQSCVRCKDSALEIHHKKEDLQTISLEFLDDSKTM from the coding sequence ATGGGAAGTAACAGTGCAAACAGTACAAGAGCAAAGTGCACTGATCTTCAAATGCCATTTCAGTACTCCCTCTATGCAACCACTTACATCCTCATATTCATCCCTGGTCTTCTGGCCAACAGTGCAGCCTTGTGGGTTCTGTGCCGCTTcatcagcaagaaaaagaaagccatcATTTTCATGATCAACCTCTCTGTGGCTGACCTTGCTCATGTGCTGTCCTTACCCCTCCGGATTTACTATTACATCAGTCACCACTGGCCTTTCCAGAGGGCCCTTTGCCTGCTGTGCTTCTACCTGAAGTATCTCAACATGTATGCCAGCATTTGTTTCCTGACATGCATCAGCCTTCAGAGGTGCTTCTTTCTCCTCAAGCCCTTCAGGGCAAGAGACTGGAAGCGTAGATACGATGTGGGCATCAGTGCTGCCATCTGGGTCATCGTTGGGGCCGCCTGTTTGCCACTTCCAATTCTGAGAAGTGCTGGCTTAGCCAACAACACTGAATCCTGCTTTGCTGatttagggcttcaacacattaGCATGGCATCCTCTATTGGCATGATAACTGTAGCTGAACTTGGAGGGTTTTTATTACCTGTTGTAACTATTATTTATTGCACATGGAgaacaagaaaaattttacaGGAATTCCAAGTTCCCCTTCAGAAtaccaaagagagaaaaaaggcttTGTGGATGGTCCTAATGTGTGCAGTGGTATTTATTGTATGTTTCACCCCTTACCACCTCAACTTCCCATTCTTTATGATGGTTAAGCAACAAGTCTTTTCAAACTGTTCATTTATTAAGAGTACTCTATGGTTCCACATCATTTCCCTGTGTCTTGCAAATCTAAATTGCTGTCTTGATCCAGTTGTATATTATTTTATGACCTCAGAATTTCGTGATGGATTTTTGGAACGTAGTAGTTTGATTCTTCAGTCGTGTGTAAGATGCAAGGACAGTGCTTTGGAAATTCATCATAAGAAGGAGGATCTTCAAACTATCTCTCTTGAATTTTTGGATGATTCCAAGacaatgtaa